The following proteins come from a genomic window of Corynebacterium falsenii:
- a CDS encoding heme o synthase — translation MEASHPVKTFAETAKAYLALTKPRVIELLLVATIPAMLQAARGEVQIGLILLTLVGGWMGAGAANTFNNVVDHDIDQLMRRTRRRPLAKDTVSVQQARIFAWVLMIGSVLWLGLLCHSWLAAGFILLTIWFYVYVYTKWLKRRTWQNVIWGGAAGCMPVIVGWAVVTDNHGGAFHAGWSSWIQAIILFMIIFFWTPPHTWALGMRYREDYEAAGVPMMPVVKPPLEVTRQILAYTWATVITSLLLVPAASWIYLAAAVASGAWFIIMAHRLHSGVKNGTPVKPMQLFFLSNNYLSILFVALSIDAVLGWSTIASLFS, via the coding sequence ATGGAGGCGAGTCATCCGGTGAAGACATTCGCTGAGACGGCCAAGGCTTACTTAGCTCTGACCAAACCACGGGTCATTGAGCTACTGCTGGTGGCCACCATTCCTGCCATGCTGCAGGCAGCTCGAGGCGAAGTGCAGATCGGGCTGATTCTCCTCACCCTCGTCGGCGGTTGGATGGGCGCTGGTGCGGCCAACACGTTCAACAACGTGGTCGACCATGATATCGACCAGCTCATGCGCCGCACCCGCCGACGCCCCCTGGCGAAGGACACCGTCTCTGTGCAGCAGGCCCGCATCTTCGCGTGGGTCCTCATGATTGGTTCGGTGCTCTGGCTCGGACTGCTCTGCCACTCGTGGTTGGCCGCAGGCTTCATCCTGCTGACGATCTGGTTCTACGTGTACGTGTACACGAAGTGGCTCAAGCGCCGGACCTGGCAGAACGTGATCTGGGGTGGAGCCGCGGGCTGCATGCCGGTCATCGTGGGCTGGGCCGTGGTCACCGACAACCACGGTGGTGCATTCCACGCAGGATGGTCCTCGTGGATTCAGGCCATCATCCTGTTCATGATCATTTTCTTCTGGACGCCACCGCACACTTGGGCTCTGGGCATGCGCTACCGGGAAGACTACGAGGCAGCCGGTGTGCCGATGATGCCCGTCGTGAAGCCCCCCCTGGAGGTCACTCGGCAGATCTTGGCTTACACCTGGGCCACGGTCATCACGTCACTGTTGCTCGTGCCAGCGGCCAGCTGGATCTACCTGGCTGCTGCAGTGGCATCCGGCGCTTGGTTCATCATCATGGCGCATCGCTTGCACTCGGGCGTGAAGAACGGCACCCCGGTGAAGCCCATGCAGTTGTTCTTCCTCTCGAACAACTACCTCAGCATCCTGTTCGTCGCATTGTCCATCGACGCGGTGCTGGGCTGGTCCACTATCGCATCGCTGTTCTCCTAA
- the tkt gene encoding transketolase → MTLPPDLAALTVRNYPEDWSDTDTRAVDLARVLAADAVENVGSGHPGTAMSLAPLAYTLYQRVLRHDPKDTKWVGRDRFVLSAGHSSLTQYIQLYLGGFGLELDDIKALRTWGSKTPGHPEVHHTDGVEITTGPLGQGLASSVGMAMASRRERALFDPETPLGESPFDHYIYVIASDGDIQEGVTSEASSLAGTQQLGNLIVFWDDNRISIEDQTEIAFTEDVVARYEAYGWQTLEVTGEDVEGIEDAISKAKAEINRPTFIRLRSVIAYPAPNKMNTGASHGSALGADEIKGIKAELDFPDEPFPVEDYVVEHTRKLVDRGSKAHEQWTKDFDAWAEKNPEGKKLYDRLYSRQLPEGFDAELPAWDAGDSLATRKASEATLQALGKTLPELWGGSADLAGSTNTIIKDSPSFGPEAISTRQFSAEPGGRNLHFGIREHGMTAILNGIALHGPTRPYGATFLQFSDYARGAVRLGALMESDVYYVWTHDSIGLGEDGPTHQPVEHLAALRAIPHLSVIRPADANETAVAWVEALKAPEGPKALILTRQNVPVLEGTKEKAANGVARGAYVLVESSTDTPEVILIATGSEVQLAVEAAETLEKDGIGTRVVSMPCMEWFKEQDEDYRESVLPSSVEARVSVEAGIAMPWHEFTGFKGRNISLEHYGASADYKTLYREFGITADAVVDAAKQTLGK, encoded by the coding sequence GTGACTCTTCCACCCGATTTGGCCGCGCTGACCGTGCGAAACTACCCCGAGGACTGGAGTGATACGGACACCCGGGCGGTCGATCTGGCACGCGTTCTCGCCGCCGATGCCGTGGAGAACGTTGGCTCCGGCCACCCCGGCACCGCCATGAGCCTGGCTCCCCTGGCGTACACCCTCTACCAGCGCGTCCTGCGCCACGACCCCAAGGACACCAAGTGGGTCGGCCGCGACCGCTTCGTGCTCTCCGCCGGCCACTCGTCACTCACCCAGTACATCCAGCTGTACCTGGGCGGATTCGGCCTCGAGCTCGATGACATCAAGGCTTTGCGCACGTGGGGTTCCAAAACCCCGGGCCACCCCGAAGTGCACCACACCGATGGCGTAGAGATCACCACCGGCCCTCTGGGCCAGGGTCTGGCATCCTCCGTGGGCATGGCCATGGCCTCCCGCCGCGAGCGCGCGCTGTTCGACCCAGAGACTCCACTCGGCGAGTCCCCCTTCGATCACTACATCTACGTCATCGCTTCCGATGGCGATATCCAGGAGGGTGTGACCAGCGAGGCTTCCTCCCTGGCAGGCACCCAACAGCTGGGCAACCTCATCGTTTTCTGGGATGACAACCGCATCTCCATTGAGGACCAGACGGAAATCGCCTTCACCGAAGACGTCGTGGCTCGATACGAGGCCTACGGTTGGCAGACCCTCGAGGTCACCGGCGAGGACGTGGAAGGTATCGAGGACGCAATCTCCAAGGCTAAGGCCGAGATCAACCGTCCGACCTTCATCCGCCTCCGTTCCGTCATCGCTTACCCCGCACCGAACAAGATGAACACCGGTGCTTCTCACGGCTCTGCCCTCGGCGCCGACGAGATCAAGGGGATCAAGGCTGAACTGGACTTCCCCGACGAGCCCTTCCCCGTGGAGGACTACGTCGTTGAGCACACCCGCAAGCTCGTCGATCGTGGCTCTAAGGCCCACGAACAGTGGACCAAGGACTTCGACGCCTGGGCAGAGAAGAACCCTGAGGGCAAGAAGCTCTACGACCGCCTGTACTCCCGCCAGCTCCCCGAGGGCTTCGACGCCGAGCTGCCGGCATGGGATGCCGGCGATTCCCTGGCAACCCGCAAGGCCTCCGAAGCAACCCTCCAAGCGCTAGGCAAGACCCTGCCGGAGCTGTGGGGCGGTTCTGCCGACCTTGCTGGTTCCACGAACACCATCATTAAGGATTCCCCGTCCTTCGGCCCCGAAGCCATCTCGACTCGTCAGTTCTCCGCCGAGCCCGGTGGCCGCAACCTGCACTTCGGCATCCGTGAGCACGGCATGACCGCCATCCTCAACGGCATCGCACTGCACGGCCCCACCCGCCCCTACGGTGCGACCTTCCTGCAGTTCTCCGATTACGCTCGCGGTGCCGTTCGCTTGGGCGCCCTCATGGAGTCCGACGTCTACTACGTCTGGACCCACGATTCCATCGGCCTCGGTGAAGACGGCCCGACTCACCAGCCGGTGGAGCACTTGGCCGCACTGCGCGCCATCCCCCACCTCTCTGTGATCCGCCCAGCGGATGCCAACGAGACCGCCGTGGCGTGGGTTGAAGCCCTCAAGGCTCCCGAGGGCCCCAAGGCTCTCATTCTCACCCGCCAGAACGTCCCGGTTCTCGAGGGCACCAAGGAAAAGGCTGCCAACGGCGTTGCCCGCGGCGCCTACGTTCTCGTCGAGTCCTCCACCGACACCCCAGAGGTCATCCTCATCGCCACCGGCTCCGAGGTTCAGCTCGCTGTGGAGGCAGCTGAGACCCTTGAGAAGGACGGCATCGGCACCCGCGTGGTCTCCATGCCGTGCATGGAGTGGTTCAAGGAACAGGACGAGGACTACCGCGAGTCGGTTCTGCCTTCCTCTGTGGAAGCACGCGTCTCCGTCGAAGCCGGAATCGCCATGCCGTGGCACGAGTTCACCGGCTTCAAGGGCCGCAACATCTCCCTCGAGCACTACGGCGCGTCGGCCGACTACAAGACCCTCTACCGCGAATTCGGCATCACCGCCGACGCCGTGGTGGATGCAGCCAAGCAGACCCTCGGCAAGTAG
- the tal gene encoding transaldolase, translated as MSTPDNISALSQAGTSVWLDDLSRDRLRSGNLKDVIDNKGVVGVTTNPAIFAKAMSAGDAYNDQLRELADKGTPAHSAVFDMAADDVREACDVFAPIYEATDGVDGRVSLEVDPRLANEREATVTQARELARTVDRENLLIKIPATEECLPAITDVLGSGVSVNVTLIFSVARYRQVMDAFIEGMKLAKDNGHDLTKIHSVASFFVSRVDTEIDKRLDAIGTEEAKALKGKAGVANAQLAYAAFKEALLDNPEWKDLETQGAHVQRPLWASTSVKNPEYPDTMYVTNLAGPNTVNTMPEETLDATIDHGTVSGDALEGTEESAHEVFAALDSIGIDLGDVWKVLETEGVEKFVDSWNELLDTLSEQLDAHE; from the coding sequence ATGAGCACTCCCGATAACATCAGTGCGCTGTCACAGGCTGGAACCTCCGTTTGGTTGGATGACCTCTCGCGTGATCGTCTGCGCAGCGGCAACCTGAAAGACGTCATCGACAACAAGGGCGTAGTCGGTGTGACCACCAACCCCGCCATCTTCGCCAAGGCGATGTCCGCAGGTGACGCCTACAACGACCAGCTCCGCGAGCTCGCGGATAAGGGAACCCCAGCACACTCCGCAGTGTTCGACATGGCTGCCGACGACGTGCGCGAAGCCTGCGACGTCTTCGCCCCCATCTACGAAGCCACCGACGGAGTTGACGGCCGCGTGTCCCTCGAAGTCGACCCGCGCCTGGCCAACGAGCGCGAGGCCACCGTCACCCAGGCTCGGGAACTGGCCCGCACCGTGGATCGCGAGAACCTTCTCATCAAGATCCCGGCCACCGAAGAGTGCCTGCCCGCCATCACTGACGTGCTTGGCTCCGGTGTGAGCGTCAACGTCACGCTAATCTTCTCCGTGGCGCGCTACCGCCAGGTCATGGATGCCTTCATCGAAGGCATGAAGCTCGCCAAGGATAACGGCCACGATCTCACCAAGATCCACTCCGTCGCCAGCTTCTTCGTCTCCCGCGTGGACACGGAAATCGACAAGCGACTGGACGCCATCGGCACGGAGGAAGCCAAGGCGCTCAAGGGCAAGGCCGGAGTTGCCAACGCACAGCTGGCCTACGCCGCCTTCAAGGAAGCACTGCTCGACAACCCCGAGTGGAAGGATCTTGAGACCCAGGGTGCCCATGTGCAGCGCCCGCTGTGGGCGTCGACCTCGGTGAAGAACCCTGAGTACCCGGACACCATGTACGTGACGAACCTCGCTGGTCCCAACACGGTCAACACCATGCCGGAAGAGACCCTGGATGCCACGATCGATCACGGCACCGTCAGCGGCGATGCACTGGAGGGAACCGAGGAATCCGCCCACGAGGTGTTTGCGGCGCTGGATTCCATCGGCATCGACCTCGGTGATGTGTGGAAGGTCCTGGAAACCGAGGGCGTGGAGAAGTTCGTGGATTCCTGGAACGAGCTGCTCGACACCCTGAGCGAACAGCTCGACGCCCACGAGTAA